Proteins from a genomic interval of Oryzias melastigma strain HK-1 unplaced genomic scaffold, ASM292280v2 sc08614, whole genome shotgun sequence:
- the LOC118598601 gene encoding vigilin-like, with translation MVDIAENEAKMAHMRPPGGSVAAAGGGLSDENRGPSKGFVVREAPWANTNEKAPDMSSSEDFPSFGAPVPQNSIQHI, from the exons ATGGTTGACATTGCGGAAAACGAAGCAAAGATGGCTCACATGAGGCCACCAGGTGGTAGTGTTGCTGCTGCCGGCGGCGGCCTCTCCGACGAGAACCGAGGTCCATCCAAAGGTTTCGTGGTGAGGGAGGCTCCCTGGGCTAACACCAATGAGAAA gCTCCTGACATGAGCAGCTCTGAAGATTTCCCAAGCTTTGGAGCTCCAGTCCCACAAAACTCTATACAACACATTT